The Spinacia oleracea cultivar Varoflay chromosome 2, BTI_SOV_V1, whole genome shotgun sequence DNA segment TGCTTTTGCTTCATTCGCGACAAAAAAGGGAGAAACTTGAGGCGATTTACAGCGTGAGTTAGTGTCGAAGAGGAAGCGCCATTTTTTAAGTTTTCCCGGTAATAATCTCTTCGTCTCTGTATTTTTTTGCTTGTTAAGTTGCTTTTTTCGCGAAattgattagggttagggtttgtgAAATTGTCagttatttttttgaaattgcGCAAATTTGTTGTTAGTGTTTATTTTTCCTGGAAATGCATTGTTTATTGATGAACTTGATTATTTGATGTTGGTTATTGATCAATTGTGGTTGTTGGAATGAAATTCATGTTttgtttcattaatttttccttTAGGATGACTGTTATTTGGTTGTTACTGCATTATGGATCACATAGTTTTGATATTAGAGTGACAGACATGGAAAAATATCATTTGTTGAAGTTGTTTCTGGATATCTTTGAGGAATCAGTTAAGCAAGATGTTTTTTTGCCTAGTACCTTTAGCTTGTATGTTGAGGGTCCTTGTGGTAAGGTTGCGTTGAATGATGATAAGACCTTAAGTCTTTTGTGGGGATGGAATTGGGGTAAAGACACTGCTGAAATTTGGGTTGAGGGAACAGATAATCCAGGGTTAGTTTAGGAATGTTGTTGCAACAATTGAGAATcataggaaaaaaaaagaggcaTCTTAAGGAGAGACAAGATGAATTGTTAAGGGCTCaaagagaggaggaagaggCATTGAGGAAACAACAGGAAAGGGAGGACATTTTGAGGGAAATACAGGAACAAATGGAGTTCACTGTGGCTATAGAGGTCCCTGTGGTTGATTGTGAGGACTTGAAGGTTGAATATGTGAGAATCATTAGCAAAGATGATGCTGATGAGGTGTTTCCAGGTGGCTCTCACCCACAACCAACACAAGAATCCCCACCCCCAAAGCAAAAACCTGTTGCTTCTAAGTCAAAAGCCAAGGATAAGTCTGCTGCCAAGAAACTAACCCCAAAAAGGAGGTCATCAGCTAAACCAGCCACTCCACCACCTCACTCCACTTAACCCCCACCACCACATAAACAACATACCAAACAACCCACCAAACAATCCACCAAACTACccaccccaccaccaccacaacccaccaaacaacccaccccaccaccacaacagcacacccctccaccaccacaacccaCTCCTCCACAGAACAGCCAAAATGATGAGCCTGGTGATGTACCTGATTTGGGGTTTGAGGATTGTCTGGATGGTTCTTCAAAGATGGATAAGGCCTATAAAAATGGTAAAATATGGACTGATCAACCATATGGGTCCATTAAGTTAGAACCCTGGTTGATCTGTTCAGATAAGGCCACATTTCTTAAATTTTGAGAAGTTATTGCATACAGTTGGGGTTTGGGCTTAGTGGTGAGAGGGATGACAATAGGAGGTACACAGCAGTGTGTGCAGTAGAATCATGTGACTGGAGGATACATGCTAGTAGGTTGTTTACTATGTTAGCTGGACAATTAAGGTGATTAGTGGGTCCCACAGAACTTGTGGGAGACTTGAAGAGAACCCAATGGTGACCTCTGAGCGGTTGTATAAGCACATGTTAGGGGGAAATAGAGGCCAATCCTGGGATTCCAGTGGAGACATTGAGGAGGTTGGTATGCACATGAGAGGTTCCAGTTGATTGTGAAGAAGAGGTTGTTGTACAAGGTTATGAGTATGGCCAAGGAGAAGCTACATGGTGGTTGGGCTGAAGCATATGAGTTGCTGCCTAGATATGTTGAGATGATTAAGCAAACTAACCCAGGGAGTTATGCACTGATAACATGGGGGACCAGTAGTGGGGACGTGAACCCTAAATTTAGAGCTTGCTTCTTCTCTTTTTGATGCACAAATCAAAGGGTTTTTAAGGGGTTGTAGGCCTATAATTGGAATAGATGGGGATCATTTAAGTGGTTTCTACAATCTACTGACAATAGTTGACATTGATGGGAACAATGAAATATTTGTTCTGGCCTATAGGATAGTAGACACTGAGAGATGTGACAGTTGGACCTACTTCATGAGATGCTTGAGGAAAATGTTTGAGCAGGAGGGTTGCAACAAAAATGATTGGACCTTCATCAGCGATAGGATGAAGGTATGTACTGATCGTTACTCTTTTCTTatgtttatgtttttatattcCCAAGTCGGACACTTGAACACGTACCCGACTAACATTAATGTACCTGTTTGTTGTTTGTGTTGTTTGTAGGGTGTTGAGTTGGTAGTTAGAGAAACTTTTCCTAGAGCAACTAGGAGAGTTTGCTGCCAACACTTATACATGAAGTGTAAGAACAATGGCTTCAGTGGATCTGCATTCCACAAGCTCTTTTGGATAGCTGCTGATGCATACAATGAGTATGTATTTGGTAAGGCAACGGTGAAGATCACTGAGCATAATCCACAAGCTCTTTTGGACAGTTGCATTGAGCAGTGGTCTAGGCACAAGTTTGATTCTACTGTTTGTTGTAATCACAACACAACAAACTTTGTGGAGTCATTCAATGCATGCACAAAGACATTCAGAGACATGTCTGTCTTCTCATTATTGGAAGGTATAACTCCTCAAATCACAGTCATATGCATAATATACCCATGTTTTGTGTtgtttgttgttgtgttgtgtttAATGTTATATCTGTTGGTGTACAGCAATAAGAAGTTGGTGTGTGTAGAGGGTGGGGGTTATATTTGACAAGGTAGTTGACATGGAGGATGGTCAACTCAATGCATATGCATTAAAAGAGTTGGAGGAAAGAACAGCTGAGTCCAGGTTATGTTACGCCACAGCCTATGGAGGGGGTGAATTTGAGGTTATGTATGGACATGTCAACTTCCCAATTAGGCTTGCAACAAGAAGCTGTGCCTATGGGAAGTGGCAGATCTGTGGAATCCCTTGTAAGCATGCACTGAGGGTGATATATGACCAAAGGATGAACCCCCATGATTATATCTCCCCATGGTTCAAGGCTGCTGCATACAAGCTCACCTATGCAGAACACATTCATCCCATGGCAGATCCAACTCAGTGGCCTGACTTTGGCCTTCCTACCATTCAGCCTCCaatcatcaaaagaccagctgGCAGACCTGCTAAGAAGAAAAAGAGAGGGGCAAATGAACCCAAGAAGGGGAAGAGGAACACCAATGTCAAATGTGGAAAGTGCAGAGAGTTTGGTCACAACTCAAGAACATGCAAGAGTGGAGAAACAAATGTCACTGGACCAAGCACTTCAAAGAGGGGGTGCAGCAGGAGCAAGTACATCAAAGGGGGAACCAAACACAAGGAAGAGGTCAAAGACAGCTGCTTAGTCACCTCAGAACATTTTTTGTGAATTGTAGTGCACAAAGTTAAACTAACTTAGTAAATTCAGTTTAGTCAGAATCAGGTTTTGGAAACAGTTGTGCATTTTAAGTGGTGTTTGTCCACTTAGAGATCATTTTTTGGAAATAGTGAAATACTGAAATGCTTAGAACACCTGTTTTTGTGCAGTTTCAGTGGTGTTTGTCCACTTAGAGATCAGTTTATGTAAAGCCAATATGCTTGAACAAGTATTTATGGAACAAAGTCTCTCTTTATTTCATGAAATTTGTTACAACTTTACTTCATTGCTATCTAAATCAGAAATGCAAACATTAATACACCGATTTTTATTGCAAAATTGATCTGCCGTTTCTGTCGTTTGATCTTCTTCTTCAATAGTTTCAACTCTTCATGCATTCCCCTGCTTTCTTCTTGCATTCCCCTATTTTCATTAGCTATGTTTCCCTTGCTCTGAACTTCATCAATTGTCTGCTCAAGAAAACCTTCGCACCACTTGAAATTGtcacaaggatcacacttgtagtaaagCTTTTGCGGATTTTTTGTCGTTTCCGAGCTTCTAATGGAAAATCTTCTCCCGCACGAGCAATTTTTATTTGGAACTCTAATATATGCTAAATTTGGGATGGAGAAGATTCGGTTTTTGAATGAAAGCTCATGGCTAATTAGGAGAGGGGAAAGTAGCATTTATAGGCAGCAAGAATATACCGGCTATATTTTGCTCCCTAGGtataaaaactagccgttaaATTCAAATTCCTGCAATTTGGGTATCTAGTGCAACTTAGTTtgaaaataggtgtatattgtgcaataagttTATACATAGGGGTATAGTGTGAAATATAAACACGGCTTAACGGAGAactaacggaaggtcggtttaggggtatttggtgcaaacgtggaaaaaaataggggtatattatgtgattcgaaagacgcgggggtatttggtgcgtttttgcaaacctcatgGGCATTTCACGAAAAAACCGTATAATTAAAGTAGACTAGTAGAGTGATGGTTAACGAGAGGTGGGAAAACCTCCAATTCTCCTTTCTCACTTATACCACGTCAATGGCCATGTCATACCCACTCAAAAGGCAACTAATCAATTCACAACTTTAATGTTTCAATCAAGCATTAATCacgcggggggggggggggggggaaaggAGAATTCAAACTaacaataaaaggaaaaataaccATTTACAAAAAAAGGGAATGGCAAAATTTGTATTAATTAAATGGAATATAAATACAAataaacaaaggaaaaaaaataatgacataaatatttttatgatggaaatttgaataacataaatactagtATGTGTCCGTGCTAACGCACGGGATAACTAAATTTATAATCTTGCTAAATCAATACTCTGTATAATAACTAACAATGTGTATAGAGAATCAACATCACAATGGACatgaatactccgtataatgttTGGATAAACATAAAAACCAAACTAAGAAACTAATTAAGAGCAATAAaggatatttatagaaaatcaTGATGACCTTTACAAATAAAAACTTAGAAAATGATCATGTGGTTAATTTTAATTTGCGGATACCATATCGtaataataaagttatttttctaatctcattcaagttattattctcATCTAGTTCAAAGGATTGTCGTTAGCCGCCACCCACATTACTTCATTTCTTCTCGTGAAACACGTAGAATAAAAGTAAATGAATTCATGTGATGCTTACGTAAAGATTTTGTTGATATGCTTCATAATTTTTAGTCTTTATAAACTTGAGTTTTTATAATCCTCcaaacttattaaatctaaaaatcataattttTACCAAATGATCCTTATACTacgtatttttttatttcatattACGGGAATGCTTTACCCTCTAAAGTTAATTGTCAtattttaaaattcaatctaTCTTATGCGTCTTTAATTGTGTGGTTTTAATGGACGTACATTGTTATTTGTTGGAGATTGAACCGGAGATTTTGGAAAATAACTTTATAGTGTATTTTTAAGATTCTAACTAAACCAATTTTCTCATTTAGAATCTCTATTTATTAGGATTTTAGTATGTATAATGGAGATTGATcgaaattatattatttaatttcttcCCTACTCTGTATAGTGTGTATCATTTCCTACGTACTTGTTCTTTTTACTATTTATAGTGTGCTATATACGTATTACTTATTTTAGGTTTATTTCtgaaattatattatttcttcctattgttgattttttatgcttatttcGGGAACTTTGATTTTTATTATGTTAGATTATAACTATTTAAGATATGTAAATTTGATTAATTGAGTTATATTAAATTAGAGAGTGAATGACGAAGGGTTTGAGAGGAAAGGGTAGAGGGTGTTTTAGACTTTTTGACGGAAAACACGAAATGTGTTATTACGGTTAAGCCCTCAGATATTTCTTTctattagacctgatcaaaagtcGGGTCGGGCCGAGAGAATAAAAACTGCCCGTTgtgtcgggccgggccgggccaagTTTGTGTGCCCAAATCCCGCTATTTCGGGTCAAAATTAACGGGTTTTTCGgatcgggccaaatttataactaaaaatatTGTTTTATGTTGCCCAAAACCcgcaattttttaaaaaagttcgGGCCGGACCCATGATGATTAGCTCTACTTTATACGATAGAGATTCAGAATAAAAAATCTTGCTGAGCTTAACTTCTCtaattataaagaaaaagagattGAGAAATAGGGTTTTTTAATAGTTTGGGCGACGTTTCTCGTGCGTCTTCTATTCCATCGGCGACGAGCGGCGACTGGTGGTGTGAGGTAGAGATTAAGAAATAGGGTTTTTTAATCCTTTGGGCGACGTTTCTCGTGCGTGTTCGATTCCATCGGCGACGTTTCTCCGGCGACGAGCGGCGATTGGTGGTGTTCTTTGGTTGGTCTGAATAGCAATTGGATTCAAGGTTAGTTATTTAGGTTTCAATTATAATAGAAAATTAGAACCTGTAAATTTATAGCTTAAAAACATGATAGAGATTGAGAATTCATTGCCAGTCCGTCGTGTTCATGAGCGGGAGGAGTTATTGGTGCCTATTGCCAACCAGGATGTCTTAGGTTCGCCATTATTTGAGTTAAATTACATTAGTGTAACCACTGACACTTTTCAAAAATATGATAAAGAGTCTGGTTTTCCACTTCTTACAATGTCGTTTCTCGAGCTTTATGGCCATATCACTCTTACTGATGATCTCGACAACACATTCACCCTTTTTCGTCGTGACGTTGATGACCCTAAAACCGTGTTTCTGCCTGATAACCAACTTCGAGCAAAAATCATTCAGAATTTCGAACTTCAAACCCCTCGCGTCTTACCAAAGACAATTACCTTGCATTTTTATCTTCTTGACAAATATCGAAATATTGTTATTCTTGATGAGAAAAAGTTCATTGATTGCTCTAGAGAGTTGCCAATGCCATATGATAAAGATTTCCTTGTTAGTTATGACAAATATCACATGTGTGGAAAGTATAGCTCTTGTCTTCAATTGGTTGATGTGTCATACATCATATTCAAGTGTGCAATATCTGCTTGCGTTGGCATTGCGGTTGTGGAAACTGGTGGAGAAGGTGGAAACGATGGAAGGGTAGGTGCTCAAGTAAGTGGAACTATATCTGCTTCAAATAAAGCGACAGATATGAAAGTTATGGTTCTTAATAAGTCACCCGGCGAAGAGTTGAAGTTGGAATTTGGAGCTTTTGCCAAGTTGTCTTACTTTGCCGTGCCATCATATTCCTTGCTTGACCTTGAAGCCAAATTGAATATCAATGGCGAGCAAATTTCCAGTAAGGATGATGATTTGTTATTTGAGCCAACAAGCGAGTGCTATCCTTGGTACCAAAAGGAGATTGTGGGGAAGAAATGTCGTGTCTTAGTGTTTGTTTCTTGGAGACATGCTATTTATTTCCCTGATTATGATTTATCTGAGTTTCGGGGTGCCCATGAAGAAATTGAATATCCTTTCTCAGTTAAGAAAAAGAGCAGTATTCCAAAGTTTAAGGAAAAGGGATCAACAACCATAAAGTCAAACCATACAAACGAATACAAGGTTGGtgcatttgcatttgtttttgttgttttttttgtttgttggtTTATTTGTGGAATTAACTTTGCTTTTTTCTTATGTTACAGTCCTTTGATATCAAACCACGAGTGCTAGCCTCGAGCATGCTGGAGAAGAGGGTGAGGAAGTGGTAGGTGTCTCGCCAACCCTGTTATAAATTAGTCGCATATCATTTGGGAATGGGCGATCATAAATTCAGAATACCAAAAATGATGGCCTGATGGGAAATGTCATTTCTAATGATTCCAGTTATCAAAGTTCAGTTTTTGAAAATTTAAATTCATGTTCTTTTTACTTTTAAAGTTTTGTAAATTGATTTTCTTGATAGATTATTTAAGATGGAAACTGATTGTGGAGTAACTCCTGCTTTTCTAGGAAATCTGATGTTGAAAAACTTGTGGAAGTTTTCTCGATTTCCATTTGTTCATCTGATGGTGGCCTTACTTCTACTGTCTATGGTAAAATCTCGTGTATTGATTACATTGGGAAGTTTGTTATCTTCAAAAGAGATAAGAAGAAACTTGAGAGGGTTGACACCTTGCAATCTGATGGAACTGTACAATTGGGAGAGCCTGGTCGTTGTTACATGTGCccatttttttgtttaaattttgaCATTAAGGATGATCAAGACCGTGAAATCTGCGTGGGGTATGTGTCCCATGATTCCGCACCAGCTGATAGTTGGCTTAATAGGCGGCTCTGTTCAGTTGTTCGGGGCCAGTATGGTTATGCTGCCGTGTACTATACAATTTTCAGCGATGCTTTAGAAGCCAAACTTAAATGCACTGTAGAGTCTGTCACTGGACGTGCTGTTTATTGTCAAGTTAGTGGCAAGATTATTGCTATGTATAGCAATAGCAGATACCCTACCATCTTTGAAAAGAAGTTTTATCGAAGTACACTGTTTAATAAGGGAAAGGGGGAGTTTGTAGATTCAAATGATGGTAAAATTCCATTGGAAAAATCTCTGGTTGCTGTGTCACGTGATGATAAACTGATTGTGGCAGCAGACATTTGTGTGCGGATTGATGGTTATCCCAACTTATTGAAGTTTGAGGCAATGTTCACCCCTGAAAATCCTGAGAAAAGAATCATCAGTGTTTGTGAAGGATCAAACTACAGTTTCTCTGTTTCAGTGGAATGGAGTCAATGACTTGTTTATCGAGTCCTATAATCAAATTTTACTACTATTATTTTTTAGGATATATGTTCATATCTGTTTGGTGAAACGTTTCTGTTCATCTGGGTTAATATTGCCCATCATCCATCCTAAAATGATTAGTTTCTTTAAGAAAGTTGTTTAGCTGCTTGTTAGGTTTTCGACTGGTGAATAAAAAGTTTTTAATCTAAATTATTACCTTTTTCTAGGTTTTCGACTGGTGAATTAAAAGTTTTTAATCTAAATTATGACCTTTTTTCTAGGTTTTCGACTGGTGAATTAAAAGTTTTTAATCTAAATTATGgccttttttcttcttctaattATAATTATGCATGTAGTGATTAGCAATGTTAGAAGTACTACTGATTTTAGTTAAATTCACACTGCATGTTCTTGGTATGGGAAAGGTTGAAAACTGAACAACAACTTGTGACTTTAGAGCTCACTGCCTTCATAACTTATGTACTTATGGGATTGTGTTTTCCGTTAGAAGTTTACGTTTTTAATGAAGGTTGTTTGTCTTGCTGGTTTAGGTTGATCGGTTTTGATGGGTGTTCGTTAATTTTTGCTTATGCTTTCTGCTTTGTAGTtg contains these protein-coding regions:
- the LOC110786241 gene encoding uncharacterized protein, which translates into the protein MIEIENSLPVRRVHEREELLVPIANQDVLGSPLFELNYISVTTDTFQKYDKESGFPLLTMSFLELYGHITLTDDLDNTFTLFRRDVDDPKTVFLPDNQLRAKIIQNFELQTPRVLPKTITLHFYLLDKYRNIVILDEKKFIDCSRELPMPYDKDFLVSYDKYHMCGKYSSCLQLVDVSYIIFKCAISACVGIAVVETGGEGGNDGRVGAQVSGTISASNKATDMKVMVLNKSPGEELKLEFGAFAKLSYFAVPSYSLLDLEAKLNINGEQISSKDDDLLFEPTSECYPWYQKEIVGKKCRVLVFVSWRHAIYFPDYDLSEFRGAHEEIEYPFSVKKKSSIPKFKEKGSTTIKSNHTNEYKSFDIKPRVLASSMLEKRVRKWKSDVEKLVEVFSISICSSDGGLTSTVYGKISCIDYIGKFVIFKRDKKKLERVDTLQSDGTVQLGEPGRCYMCPFFCLNFDIKDDQDREICVGYVSHDSAPADSWLNRRLCSVVRGQYGYAAVYYTIFSDALEAKLKCTVESVTGRAVYCQVSGKIIAMYSNSRYPTIFEKKFYRSTLFNKGKGEFVDSNDGKIPLEKSLVAVSRDDKLIVAADICVRIDGYPNLLKFEAMFTPENPEKRIISVCEGSNYSFSVSVEWSQ
- the LOC130467699 gene encoding uncharacterized protein; this encodes MEDGQLNAYALKELEERTAESRLCYATAYGGGEFEVMYGHVNFPIRLATRSCAYGKWQICGIPCKHALRVIYDQRMNPHDYISPWFKAAAYKLTYAEHIHPMADPTQWPDFGLPTIQPPIIKRPAGRPAKKKKRGANEPKKGKRNTNVKCGKCREFGHNSRTCKSGETNVTGPSTSKRGCSRSKYIKGGTKHKEEVKDSCLVTSEHFL
- the LOC130467698 gene encoding uncharacterized protein encodes the protein MMSLVMYLIWGLRIVWMVLQRWIRPIKMLGFGLSGERDDNRRYTAVCAVESCDWRIHASRLFTMLAGQLRFQLIVKKRLLYKVMSMAKEKLHGGWAEAYELLPRYVEMIKQTNPGSYALITWGTRFLRGCRPIIGIDGDHLSGFYNLLTIVDIDGNNEIFVLAYRIVDTERCDSWTYFMRCLRKMFEQEGCNKNDWTFISDRMKGVELVVRETFPRATRRVCCQHLYMKCKNNGFSGSAFHKLFWIAADAYNEYVFGKATVKITEHNPQALLDSCIEQWSRHKFDSTVCCNHNTTNFVESFNACTKTFRDMSVFSLLEAIRSWCV